The following are encoded together in the Chlorocebus sabaeus isolate Y175 chromosome 12, mChlSab1.0.hap1, whole genome shotgun sequence genome:
- the LOC119624167 gene encoding LOW QUALITY PROTEIN: uncharacterized protein (The sequence of the model RefSeq protein was modified relative to this genomic sequence to represent the inferred CDS: inserted 1 base in 1 codon; substituted 2 bases at 2 genomic stop codons): MRVLAGADRCEPRSGAVRGGRLPLPPAPGRVAAGVQLQELRACCFSDARTPPGWQVQEAAAVGRCGFQSQVPAAPGFPARCPVGKKMKKATPSAADPRPGCWGALCAGGRQAVGPRGATGREGTRLPAISPPGPPGPRGVPVAAAKQGILLGGGCTGARTENPQXTPIRVTAMSMPATPISLLWRSGXGRHGRGPQAGRSWLRLGDPEADQVMHLQPAWAPELXPASVCRQQLPGNPRARPHSPYLRTGARCPCGCGQARRSALRRQHRGGNRPSAPSQVAAEGP, encoded by the exons ATGCGCGTCCTCGCGGGGGCCGATCGCTGCGAGCCTCGCTCGG GAGCTGTGCGAGGAGGCCGCCTTCCACTGCCTCCTGCGCCGGGACGGGTTGCTGCAGGGGTGCAGCTGCAGGAGCTCCGCGCCTGCTGCTTCTCCGACGCCAGGACGCCGCCAGGATGGCAGGTGCAGGAGGCTGCGGCTGTGGGCAGATGCGGCTTCCAGTCACAGGTCCCGGCGGCCCCTGGCTTCCCAGCCCGCTGTCCCGTGGGCAAGAAGATGAAGAAAGCCACTCCATCAGCAG CGGACCCGCGCCCAGGATGCTGGGGAGCCCTGTGCGCTGGAGGCCGACAGGCCGTGGGTCCCAGAGGCGCCACAGGGCGAGAAGGCACCCGCCTCCCAGCGATTTCACCCCCGGGCCCGCCAGGCCCCCGAGGTGTCCCAGTGGCTGCGGCCAAGCAAGGCATTCTGCTCGGTGGCGGCTGCACAGGGGCGAGAACTGAGAATCCCCAATGAACCCCAATCCGGGTGACTGCCATGTCCATGCCAGCGACCCCGATCTCCCTCCTGTGGAGGAGTG GCGGGAGGCATGGCCGGGGGCCTCAGGCTGGGCGGTCATGGCTCAGGCTCGGTGATCCCGAGGCAGACCAGGTCATGCACCTCCAGCCCGCCTGGGCACCCGAGCTATAGCCGGCTTCTGTGTGCAGACAGCAGCTTCCAGGCAATCCCCGAGCCCGCCCGCACTCCCCATATCTCAGAACCGGGGCCAGATGTCCCTGTGGCTGCGGCCAAGCCAGGCGGTCTGCCCTGCGGCGGCAGCACAGGGGTGGGAACCGGCCCTCAGCCCCATCCCAGGTGGCTGCAGAGGGCCCCTAG